Proteins from a genomic interval of Dama dama isolate Ldn47 chromosome 1, ASM3311817v1, whole genome shotgun sequence:
- the LOC133060913 gene encoding hemoglobin subunit beta-C-like has translation MVKLTFKEKFSFMFLWSKMRVDEVGVETLGRLLVAYPWTQKLFESFGDLSSADDIMGNVKMKAHGKKTLDSFGEGIRHLNNLKGTFAVLSEMHYDKLRVDSEYFKLLGCLLIIVLAYYFSKVFIPEIQAAFHKVVAGVANALAHRYH, from the exons ATGGTTAAACTGACTTTTAAGGAGAAGTTTTCTTTCATGTTCTTGTGGAGCAAGATGAGGGTGGATGAAGTTGGTGTTGAAACCCTAGGCAG GCTGCTAGTTGCCTACCCCTGGACTCAGAAGCTCTTTGAGTCCTTTGGGGACTTGTCCTCTGCTGATGATATTATGGGCAACGTTAAGATGAAGGCCCATGGCAAGAAGACGCTAGACTCCTTTGGTGAGGGCATAAGACATCTCAACAACCTCAAGGGCACCTTCGCTGTGCTGAGCGAGATGCACTATGATAAGTTGCGTGTGGATTCTGAGTACTTCA AGCTCTTGGGCTGCCTACTGATAATTGTGCTGGCTTATTACTTTAGCAAGGTATTCATCCCAGAAATTCAGGCTGCTTTTCACAAGGTGGTGGCTGGTGTGGCAAATGCCTTGGCCCACAGATACCACTAA
- the LOC133060916 gene encoding hemoglobin subunit beta-like, with protein sequence MLTAEEKSSVTALFGKVKVDEVGGEALGRLLVVYPWTQRFFEHFGDLSTADAVLSNAQVKAHGKKVLESFSDGLKHLDDLKGAFAKLSELHCDKLHVDPENFRLLGNVLVVVLARRFGGEFTPELQASFQKVVTGVANALAHRYH encoded by the exons ATGCTGACTGCTGAGGAGAAGTCTTCTGTAACCGCCCTATTTGGCAAGGTGAAAGTGGATGAAGTTGGTGGAGAGGCCCTGGGCAG GCTGCTGGTTGTCTACCCCTGGACTCAGAGGTTCTTTGAGCACTTTGGGGACTTGTCCACTGCTGATGCTGTTTTGAGCAACGCTCAGGTGAAGGCCCATGGCAAGAAGGTACTTGAGTCCTTTAGTGATGGCCTGAAGCATCTTGACGACCTCAAGGGTGCTTTTGCTAAGCTGAGTGAGCTGCACTGTGATAAGCTGCACGTGGATCCTGAGAACTTCAGG CTCCTGGGCAATGTGCTGGTGGTTGTGCTGGCTCGCCGCTTCGGTGGTGAATTCACCCCGGAGTTGCAGGCTAGCTTTCAGAAGGTGGTGACCGGTGTTGCCAATGCCCTGGCCCACAGATATCATTAA
- the LOC133055703 gene encoding olfactory receptor 51V1 codes for MIALVSPNMNSSSFLLTGFSGLEQQYPWISVPFSTIYAVVLLGNCLVLYVIWTEPSLHQPMFYFLAMLAITDLCMGLSTVNTVQGILLGLIQEISLDSCITQAYFIHGLSFMESSVLLTMAFDRYIAICNPLRYSSILTNSRITKIGLTILGRSFFFITPPIIRLKYFYYCRPHILSHSFCLHQDLLRLACSDIRFNSYYALMLVICTLLLDAVLILFSYVLILKSVLAIASWEEQRKSFQTCISHICAVLVFYIPIISLTMVHRFGKHLSPVVHVLMGNIYILFPPLMNPIIYSVKIQQIRSRILRLFSLKIC; via the coding sequence ATGATAGCTTTAGTAAGCCCTAACATgaactcctcctccttccttcttacTGGATTTTCTGGTCTGGAGCAGCAATATCCCTGGatctctgttcccttctccaccaTTTATGCTGTTGTTCTTTTGGGTAACTGCCTGGTGCTCTATGTAATCTGGACAGAACCTAGCCTGCACCAACCCATGTTCTACTTCCTGGCCATGCTGGCCATCACTGATTTGTGCATGGGACTGTCCACAGTGAACACAGTGCAGGGGATCCTGTTGGGGTTGATTCAAGAGATCAGCCTGGATTCCTGCATTACCCAGGCCTATTTCATCCATGGTCTGTCCTTCATGGAATCCTCTGTTCTCCTGACTATGGCCTTTGACCGGTACATTGCAATTTGCAATCCACTGCGTTATTCCTCCATCCTGACTAATTCCAGAATTACCAAAATTGGGCTCACCATTTTAGGTAGGAGTTTCTTCTTTATTACACCCCCTATCATCCGTTTGAAATACTTCTACTACTGCCGTCCCCACATCCTCTCTCACTCATTCTGCCTGCACCAAGACCTTCTCCGCCTAGCCTGCTCAGACATTCGATTCAACAGCTACTATGCCCTGATGCTGGTTATTTGCACACTATTGTTGGATGCTGTACTTATCCTCTTCTCCTATGTCCTGATTCTTAAGTCAGTGTTGGCAATCGCTTCTTGGGAGGAACAGCGTAAGTCATTTCAGACATGCATCTCCCACATTTGTGCTGTCCTGGTATTCTACATTCCTATCATTAGCCTTACAATGGTGCACCGATTTGGCAAGCATCTCTCCCCAGTGGTCCATGTCCTTATGGGCAACATCTACATCCTTTTTCCACCTTTGATGAACCCTATCATCTACAGTGTCAAGATCCAACAGATTCGTAGCAGAATCCTCAGACTCTTTTCTCTAAAAATATGTTGA